The DNA sequence AGCAGGTGTCCAGAGACCGCATCGTGTTGGCCAGCAAAGTGCATGTTTCAATGGAAGACAGCAACCCCAACGCCAGAGGCAACAGCCGCAAACACATCCTCGATCAGGTGCACCAATCGTTAAAGCGTCTGGGAACGGATTTTCTAGACATTTATTACATCCACAGGCCCAGCACCACCATCCCCATCGATGAAACCCTGAGGGCCCTGGATGACCTGATCCGCCTGGACATGGTGCGTTACATTGGGACCAGCAGTTTTGCAGCGTGGCAGGTGATGGAATCGCTGTGGGTGTCAAAGGAATACGGGCTGAACCGTTTTGTGGTGGAGCAAAGCCCCTACCACCTGCTGGACCGCAGCCTGGAGAAGGAGCTGCTGCCCATGGCGCAGAGTTATGGCATGGGGGTGCTGTCGTGGTCTCCGCTGGCCGGGGGGTTTCTGACCGGAAAATACCAGCGCAACCAGCCCAGGCCCTC is a window from the Deinococcus roseus genome containing:
- a CDS encoding aldo/keto reductase: MALALEMGVNSFDTANIYGKGSSEEVLGKALQQVSRDRIVLASKVHVSMEDSNPNARGNSRKHILDQVHQSLKRLGTDFLDIYYIHRPSTTIPIDETLRALDDLIRLDMVRYIGTSSFAAWQVMESLWVSKEYGLNRFVVEQSPYHLLDRSLEKELLPMAQSYGMGVLSWSPLAGGFLTGKYQRNQPRPSGSRFESAEGDWNSKHLVDPAFDMVEKLQVLARQKGCTLTQLNLAWCIQQAGMTGAVIGARTLTQLQDQLGAMCCRFSAEDLQHIDEISRPGQVVVPYHLADAFADFRPHQFRW